The Tumebacillus amylolyticus DNA segment AACGCGGGCATCGGAGCGTTCGTCGTCGACAACTTCCATGAACTTGCGCTGCTCGGCGCTTTGGCGGTCGAGAAGGGCGTCGTCGCCGACATTTTGCTTCGTCTGTCTCCCGGGGTTGAAGTTCATACGCATGAGTACATCTCGACCGGTCAAGAGGATTCGAAGTTCGGGTTCGATCTGCAGAGCGGGGCGGCACAGCAAGCGATTCAGCTCTCCCTGCAGACCAAGGGCGTTCGTTTGGTCGGGTTGCACTCGCACATCGGGTCGCAGATCTTTGAAACGGAAGGCTTTAAGCATGCGATCGACATCGTGGGGAATCTGTTCGCCCAAGCGGTGAAGGAATGGGGCGCGAAAGACCTCTCCGTTCTGAACGTAGGCGGCGGCTTTGGCATTCGCTACACCGAAGGCGATACCCCGCTCCAAGTTCAACAGTACATCGAAGCGATTGCGGAAGGCGTGAAAGCAACGTTTGACTCTCTGGGTCTTGCACATCCGGAAGTGGTCATCGAGCCGGGCCGATCCATCGTCGGCAATGCAGGTACAACGCTGTACACCGTCGGTTCCTCCAAGAACATCCCGGGCGTGCGCAAGTACGTGTCGGTGAACGGCGGAATGTCTGACAACCCGCGTCCGGCGCTGTACCAAGCGGTCTACGAAGCGATGCTCGCCAACCGTGCGACCGAAGAACCGACCGAAGTCGTCTCGATTGCGGGCAAAGCGTGTGAATCGGGCGACATGCTGATTTGGGACGCGAAGCTTCCGGAGGTACAAGCGGGGGATATCCTCGCGGTTTCTTGCACCGGCGCTTACAACTACAGCATGGCGTCCAACTACAACCGCATCGCTCGTCCGGCGGTCGTGTTCGTGCAAAACGGAGTCGCGGATGTCGTCGTCAAGCGCGAAAGCTTCGATGACCTCGTGTCGCTCGACGTCGTCCCAGCGCGGTTGATGGACGGAGTTTTGAGCCAGTCGTAGGGGAAGTAACGCTTCCGATGTGGACAGGCGCGGAGGGCAAGTCCTTTCTCCCAGGCATAGGATAGCTTGAGAGGAGGGATGACTACGATGGCAACTCTCTTGTTGTTCTTGCCGCGTTTGTTCACATTCTTTGGAACGTTTCGGAGTTTCTACGGGTTTATCAGTCCGTTTTGGCCGGCAATCTCCGGAATGTTTGGTGGTCGTCGGGTAGCTGCGAAAGCGTAACGAGAATACAAAAGAGCACCGAGGAATCGGTGCTCTTTTTGTGTACCTGCGTTACTTTTTCGGATTCGGAGTCGTGACCGACCAATCGGTTGACGTGTTGGTATCAACAGTCGGGTTGGTGCGGGAGAGAACTTGACCCGTGCCGGTGGCAAGACCCCAGCCGGATACGTAGTTCATCCATGCCACTTCGTCTACGGCGGTGCCGGACGCGTTTTTCAGATACAGGTCGTCGCCGGTGTTGGTCAGTGTCAAGCTCAGACCGGAGACGTCAAGGCCAAAGCCTTTGAACGAAGTAAATGCGGTGCTGTCCTTGCCGACCATGAGGAAGCTGTGCGCCGGGACCACGGTGCCGGACGGGATCGTGAAGGAACCGGACTTGTTGCTGAGTTTGTAGCCGGAGAGATCGACGGAGACGTTGTTTTTGTTGTAAAGCTCTACGTATTCTTTGGTCGCGTCAGAGCCGTTGGTGTCATAATCGACCTCGGAGATGACGACGTTCGAAGTGCCTTTGGTTTCGTCCGGGCTCCAATTTTGCATGCCGGCCGTCCAGTCATACCAGAACAATTGCTCGTAGTACGCGTTGACTTCGGTGTTGTCGATGATCACGCCTGCTTCGCGGTTGTTCTCCGGCGAAGATTCCGACCAGTTGATCGAAGAGACGAGGGTTTTTTTGCTGTCGACGAGCACGCCTTTGTTGTGGACTTTTTCAAGTCCCAGCGTTTTCAAATCGATCAGTTTCGCTTGCATGTCGAGGTGTTCGGAGGCTGCGATGTCGTTCACGTATTGAACGGTGTACGTGTTGTCACGCGGATCGGTCGTGTCCAAGAACGCAGAGTCGAGCAAGATGCGAACTTTGACGCCACGGCGAGCGGCGTTGATGCATTCTTCCAGATAGAGGTCCGGGGTGGTCGTCGTGCTGCCGGTCGACGGCGTGCCCCAGAATTTGTGAGCGTAGAGCTGTTCAACGAGCAGGCTCTGGGTGGCCGACTTCGCGAGACCGAGGATCGAGTTGTTTTGCAAGAACGTGCTGTCCGGAGCGAAAATCGGACTCGCGGTGAACTCGCCGTTGATCGGCTTGTTCTTGAAGTTGCCTTTGTACGTCGAAGTCGGGGTGGAAGTGTCCGCCACGAAGCCGGCCGTCGGCGCACCCCATTTGGTGCTGGATGCCGTGTACGGGAACGAGTCCTTGGCGTTGACGTTCCAGTCACCGTTGAACGTTGTGGAGTAGAACGACGCGACGCTTGCGTTGTTCATGATAATCCCCCAGCCGCGGTTCCCGTAGTTGGTGTTGAACGGAAGGCTGGAAGCGGCGAAGTTCTCGGATTGAACCATGACGCGGTTGCCGTCGATGATCGCGTACTTCGCATGGTCGAATCGGTAGCGCTTGAACGCACCGATGGTGGTGTCGTTGATGATGAAGCGCACTTGGCCGCCTGCGCCGACGATTTGCTGGGCGACGTACTTGCCTTGGTCGACGAGGCCGCCGACCGGAGCACCTTCGAGGAAGACGCGGACTTTGACACCGCGCTTGACGGCGTTGGTGATCGCGTCCATCAGTTGCGTTGCTTGGAATTCGTAGACATTGAGATCAATGGATGTCGTCGCACTGTTCAGCAAGCTCACGACGGTATTGAACCCGTTGTCAGGCGAAGAGTACGGTTGTACACTTCCTGCAAACGTGTAGGTCGGGGCTCCATAGCGCGATTGACCGGCTGCGTAGACACGCAAATGCTTCCAGTCGGCCGCCGTGTTGCTTTCCGGATACAGTTGGGACGTTTCATCTTTCTCACGAACGTAGATTTCGCCGGCTCCGACAACCGGAACGCCGCTACCCGACCAACCGGTCGTTGTGGTACCCGTGCCATAAGCCATCGTGTCCACGTTGGCGCCGCTTGCGTTGTACAAGTAGATGACGCTGCCCGCATTGGCGATGGCGGGAGCGGACCCGGTGACGGTCATTTGAGGGACGGTGGAGTCGGTGTCAGCCCCGTATTCGAAGTTGGCGGGGAACAGCATCTCCGTTTTGAAGTTTGCAGCTTGCTTGGTGACGTATACAGTTTGTCCCGCGGAGAGCGAGGTTCCGGTGGGGAAGCTCAATTTCGCGGTGGAGGTCCCGATCTGGAGATACCAACCGGCGAGGGAGATCGAACTGGCCGTAGGGTTGGTGATGGCGATGTATTCTTCCGGTTCGTTGGTTTCGTTGGTGTCCGAATAGACTTCTGTGATCAGCGGGGTATTGACGGCAGCCGCGTGGGTGCGAGTTGTCGGCAGAAGTCCTGCGATAAGCCCCGCAGACAACAGCGCGGTCATCAACGTGCGGGACATGCGAAGTTTACGAGTTGTAAACAAGTGGAGCACCATCCTTTATGAGGTTTATAGGAATATCACGAATGATTCACATTCATTCTACTTCATTGTTCGTATTCAATGCAATTGGAAATTTTCTTTTTTCTGAAAAAAAGCCCTGCGACGAGTGGCGCAGGGCTTCCTTTTTTGTCCATAAATTTAGTTTCCATCATAGGTTACGGTTGATTTCCGGGTTCGGCGAATGCGTCGTTGCCACATCCAGAACGCGAGTGCGGCGAACACGGCCGCTCCGAGAGCGAGGTAGCCGAATGTTCGTGTTTTGAGCTGACTGGTCGGAAGTGTCGGGGAGAGGACGTCTTGAGGCGAGAACAAATCTGCAGAAACGACCGATTGGTCGTCCAAGTGGAATTCAACTCGCCCGACTTTCGAACCCTTGGGAAAAGGAGCCGCGGGAACCGAGAGGTGAACGGACGGCTCTTTTTTGGCTGTGGACGTCTTGGGGGTTGTGCCGTAGACGTCTTGGTGCAGAATGGCCGGGACCTTGGTGCCATTGACTTCGAACGTCGCGAGGGAATCGCCCGCGTGCGCGAGTCGTTGCGTGGTGAAATGGTCGAAGCCGTAGTCGAGCAGTTGCGTAGTTTCCAGTCGAATGGTCTGTTTCAACTGAACGCCCATCACGACCGCCATCACTTCGCGGTCGCCGCGTTTGGCAGATGCGATCATCGTCTGCTGGGCTTGGTCGGTGAATCCGGTCTTGACGCCCGTGACTCCGTCGTAGTTCCAGAGCATCGGATTGATGTTGACGAGACGGGATTCCCAGGCTTGGCCGTGCCAGTCGTAATATTGGGTGGAGACAATTTCCCGAAATTTTGAATTTTTCATCGCATAATTGGCGATCAAGGCCATATCGTACGGCGTGGTATAGTGATTGTCATCGTGAAGTCCGTTGGGAGTGACGAAGTGCGTGTGGGTTGCGCCGAGTTCCTTGGCTTTCGCGTTCATCATCTCGGCAAATTTCGGGACGGAGCCCCCGATGTGTTCGGCGATGGCGACGGCTGCGTCATTGCCGGAGTTCAGCATGAGGCCGTAGAGCATCTGTTCCAAGGGCTCCTGTTCGCCGACTTCGAGGTAGACGCGATTGCCCTCTTGGTTTCGGGCGAGTTCCGAGGTGGTGACCATGTCCTGGAGACCGCCTTTTTCCAGAGCGAGGATACAGGTCATAACTTTCGTGATCGAAGCGGGGAAGGCTTGAATGTCTTTATGATCATCAAATAACACTTGACCGGATTGCATGTCGAGGACGACCGCGCCCTTGGCGGTCAATCCGGTCGGAGTCTCATCACTTGCGTTTGCTTGGGGAATACTAGTTGAGGACACCAGACCGATCAGGAGTCCGACGGTGAGGCACCAGGTCCAAACTTTTTTCATTCGCTCACACTCCACCGGTTGAGAATCATGTCGCTATGTTTGAGCCATCTCTTATTGTAGTACACGATATTGACCAATGCAAAGTTAGTAATTTACAGGAAGTGCTTGCTAGACTTGCGAATCCCATGTAAAATCTTCCTGTTACAGATACATAGGGGGTAGAACAATGCAAAAGACGAAGAAATGGCGTTTCTTCACCCCTGCGCGGGTATTGGTCATCGGGTTTGCAGGCCTGATCTTAGTTGGGGCGATCTTGCTCTCGTTGCCAATCGCGTCGCAAAGCGGCGAAAGTCTGCGCTTTCTCGATGCTTTGGTCGAGGCGACGTCTGCCGTCTGCGTCACCGGGTTGATCGTCGTGGACACGGGCACCTATTTTAATCATTTTGGTCAGATCGTCCTCATCTCGTTGATTCAAATCGGGGGCTTGGGATTCATGACCCTCGCGACGTTCATAACGATTATGACAGGGCGCAAGATCGGGTTGAAGGAACGGTTGTTGCTCCAAGAGGCGCTCAACGTCTCGACGCTGGAAGGGTTGATCCGTCTGGCGCGCAACGTCGTGTTGATCACGATGGGGATTGAGTTGGTGTTTGCCGGTATCTTGGCGACTCGTTTTTCATTCGACATGCCGTTGGGACGTGCGATCTATTACGGTGTGTTTCACTCGATATCGGCGTTTTGCAACGCGGGGTTTGATTTGTTTGGCGACTACAAGTCGATTTCTGACTATGTCGGCGACCCGACGGTCAACGTCTGCATCGGTTTCTTGATCATTCTCGGCGGTTTGGGATTCACGGTACTCGCCGACATGCCGCGTCTGTTTCGTCGGGAGCGGACGATGTTGCATACCAAGTTGGTCCTGATCACGACGGCGTTCTTGCTTGTGGTCGGTACGATTGGATACTATTTGTTTGAGAACGACAATCTGGGAACGATCGGCTCTTTCTCGGAAGGAACGAAGTGGCTGGCCTCGTTCTTCGCATCGGTAACCGCTCGTACAGCGGGGTATGCGTCGATTAATTATGAGACGATGACCCAGGGCGGTCTGCTCTGGTCGGTGATCTTGATGTTCATCGGGGCGAGCCCCGGTTCGACAGGGGGCGGGATCAAGACGGTCACGTCGTTTGTGATCATGCTCTATATCATCAACGTCATTTCGAACCGTGAGAATACGGTGGTGTTTGGCCGTCAAGTTGCACGGCAGACGATTTACAAGTCGTTGGTCATTTCGGTGATGGCCGTTTTGCTGGTTGTGTTCTCGACGATGATCTTGACGATTACAGAGCACGTCGATTTCCTGAGACTGCTGTTTGAAACGACATCGGCGTTTGCGACGGTCGGTCTGTCAACGAATTTGACCCCGACGTTGAGCGATCCGGGTCGCGTGTTGATCATCATCTTGATGTACATTGGACGTCTTGGCCCGCTGACCATTGCGGTGGCATTGGCCGCCCGTCAAGTGGACAAAGCCAACCTCAAGTATCCGGAAGGCAACTTGTACGTTGGGTAAGGTGGGTAGACGCATTGGGAAAGTAAGGCTATACTGAATACTGAACTCCATGTAGTTCCTTCAGGGTGTGGTGAGGCTTCGGCCAATTCCCAACCGGCGGTGATGCTCCTGTTCCTACAGGAGACGAGTCCGCGAGCCTGCAAGCTTGCTTGCGGTGCAGGATCTGGTGCGATTCCAGAACCGACGGTACAGTCCGGATGGGAGAAGGAATGTGTTTGGACGGCAGACGGGGAAGTGTACCCTTTTTTAGACAAGGGGGGAAGTCTGTCCGTACGCAACGCAATCAAGAGCCCTGAAGTCAGTTTTTTACTGATTTCAGGGCTTTTTTTATCTCATTGTTCTCTATAGAAGGGATGGATGTTCGCCATGACCGATGTACAGTACATGCAGATGGCGTTGGACCTCGCAGCTCAGGCGAAAGGGCAAACCAATCCGAATCCGCTGGTCGGCGCCGTACTCGTCAAGGACGGTCGTATCGTCGGTTTCGGTGCCCATCTGAAAGCGGGCGAGCCGCACGCAGAAGTACACGCGTTTCGAATGGCGGGCGAGCATGCGGAGGGCGCTACGTTGTACGTGACGCTGGAACCCTGCAGCCATCACGGCAAGACGCCGCCCTGTGCAGATCTTGTGATCTCGTCCAAAGTCAAAAAAGTCGTCGTCGCGATGACCGACCCGAATCCGCTGGTTGCCGGAAACGGGATCAACCGAATTCGTGCGCATGGGATCGAAGTGGAAGTCGGCGTGTTGGAATCGCAGGCGGTGGCGCTCAACGAGCGCTTTTTGCACAACATGCGCACGTCGAGACCGTTTGTCGTGATCAAAACCGCGATGACACTCGATGGCAAAATTGCGGCGCATACGGGCGACTCCCGCTGGATCACCGGCCCGGACGCTCGCGTCGCCGTGCATCAACTGCGAAACGAAGTCGACGGCATCCTCGTCGGGATCGGCACCGTCCGTGCAGACGATCCTGAATTGACGACTCGAATGCCTGAGGGCGGAGGCAAGCATCCGACTCGGATCATCCTCGACTCCTCGTTGCAAATCGAGGAGACGGCGAAAGTTCTGGACACAAGCATCGCTCCGACTTGGATCATCACGTCCGGGGGAGCGGATGCGGAAAAAAGTGCCCGCCTGCGTGCGCGCGGCGTGCAGATTTTGAAGTCTGCGCCGCACGATGTCGCCGCCGTGCTCGACCTGTTGTACGCAAACGGCATCACCCACTTGCTCGTCGAGGGCGGGGCGACGGTCAACGGCGCTTTTTTGCAAGCGGGGTTGATCGACAAAGTAATGGCCTTCATCGCGCCCAAGCTCATCGGAGGCGCAGGAGCGCCGACGCCGTATGCCGGAGCAGGTTTTGAAAAAATGTCGCAGGCCGTCACCCTGCGCGACATTTCCGTAACTACATATGGTGACGACATTTGTATCACCGGCTACCCGGTGTATGAAGGGGAGCAGCAGTAGATGTTCACTGGACTCGTTGAAGAGGTCGGGACGGTTGCGGAGATTCGCCCGTCCGGTCATGCGATTCATCTGAAAATCAAGTCTACGAAAGTTCTTGACGGCGTCGCGCTCGGCGACTCCATCGCAGTCAACGGCATCTGCCTGACCGTCACGGCGTTTGACAAGTCTTCGTTTACCGTCGATGTCGTGCCGGAGACGATGCGCCGGACCACGCTGCATGAACTGTCTGCCAACTCGCCGGTCAACTTGGAGCGGGCAATGCAGATGGGGGGTCGTTTTGGCGGGCACATCGTGTCGGGGCATATCGACGGCGTCGGACGGTTGGTCTCTCTCCAGGAAGAGGACATCGCCAAAGTCGTTCGTTTCTCGGCACCGCCGAACGTCTTGCGCTACGTCGTCGAGAAAGGTTCGATCACCATCGACGGCGTTTCGCTGACCGTCATGGACGTGGACAGCGAGTCATTTCGCATCTCGGTCATCCCGCATACGTGGATGATTACCGTCTTGCGGCATCGTCGGGTCGGGTCGACCGTCAATTTGGAAGTCGACATCATCGGCAAATACGTCGAGCGGCTGTTGGGGCCGCATCTGCCGGGAGCCAATTCCCAGAGCGAGAGTACCCGCCTGAGCCTTGACTTCCTGCGCAACAATGGATTCGCGTGAGGGGGAAATTCCCATGTTTCACACCATCGAAGAAGCGGTAGAAGACCTCAAGGCCGGCAAAGTCGTCATCGTCGTGGATGACGAAGATCGTGAGAACGAAGGCGACTTCATCGCGCTCGCCGACCGCACCACAGCGCAGACGATCAATTTCATGATCACACACGGCCGCGGACTCGTCTGCGTGCCGATTACGGAAGACCGTGCGGCGCAACTCGAGTTGCGTCCGATGGTTCATGTGAACACCGACCAGCACGGTACGGCGTTCACCGTCTCCGTCGATGCCAAGCATAGCACGACCACCGGCATCTCGGCACACGAGCGCTCGGCGACGGTGGCGGCGCTGATCGACGAAAATGTCGGCGGCAAAGACTTCAAGAAACCGGGCCACATCTTCCCGCTCATCGCCAAAAACGGCGGCGTGCTTCGCCGCCCCGGTCACACCGAAGCGGCGGTCGACTTGGCTCGACTGGCAGGCAGCTATCCGGCGGGTGTGATCTGCGAAGTGTTGAAAGCGGACGGCACGATGGCCCGCGTACCGGACCTCGCGTTGATCGCACAGGAATTCGATCTGAAGATGATCACCATCGCGGAGTTGATCGCGTACCGCAAGGACCGTGAGAAATTGGTCGAGCGCTCGGCGTCGACGAAGGTGGAAACCGACTCCGGCACGTTCGACCTGCATGTCTACACCAACTTGTTGGATGGACAAGAGCATCTCGCGTTCGTCAAGGGCGACATCGACTCCCAAGCACCGACCTTGGTGCGCGTGCGCAAGGAATGCCCGATGGGGGATATCTTCGGTTCGCATGCCTGCCAGTGCGGGACGCAATTACAAGCTGCGATGCGTGCGATTGAAGAGAACGGCAGCGGTGTGCTCCTGCACATCCGCAACACGTCGCAAGAGCGCAGTCTGGCGGCGAAAATCAAAGGGCAGGACATGGCAGATGCGCAAGACTACGGCATCGGCGCGCAAATTCTGCGCGACCTCGGCGTCAGCAAGATGCGCCTGCTCAGCAACAACCCTCGCAAATTTGCGGGGCTCTTGGGATACGGGCTCGAAATCGTCGAAACTGTACCGCTCAAGAAGCTCATTCAACTGTAATCACGAAGGGAGAACAACTTACAATGGCGAATTTCCTCGAAGGCAATCTGATTGGCACCGGCCTGCGCGTAGGCGTGGTCGTCGGTCGATTCAATGAATTTATCGGAAGCAAACTGCTCGGCGGTGCTCTTGACGCATTCAAGCGTCACGGGGTAGACGAAGATGCGGTGGATGTCGCGTGGGTACCCGGCGCATTTGAAATCCCGTTGATCGCACAAAAAATGTCCGCTTCCGGCAAGTACGACGCCGTCATCACTCTCGGCGCCGTCATCCGCGGGTCCACTCCGCACTTTGACTACGTCTGCAACGAAGCGGCCAAGGGCGTTTCCAAAGTCGCTCTTGACACCGGCGTACCGACGATCTTCGGCGTCCTGACCGTTGATTCGATCGAACAAGCCATCGAGCGTGCCGGCACCAAAGCGGGCAACAAAGGCTGGGAAGCTGCCGTCACCGCCATCGAGATGGCAAACCTCGGGAAACTGTTTTAATAAGAAAGAAGCCGTGCTCTCCTCATGAGGAGCACGGCTTTTTTTTGTGACTTCCAGTACAATCGCATATGGTAAATATACTAACCCACCTGTATACTGAGGGTAGTTCATCAAAATAGGGCACTCTACAGAGTGCGAACGTACCAGAAAGGGGATCTTCACTGGCATGCCAAACCAAACGAATCGCAAAGCGGTGTTGATCGCCGTGTTGCTTGCGAACTTCCTGTCAGCGATCGACGTGTCGATTGTGGGGACTGCGATGCCGACGATTATCGGGACGCTCGGGGGCTTGCCGATCATGTCGTGGGTGTTCTCGGCGTTCTTGCTCGCTTCAACCGTCACCGTGCCGATCTACGGCAAGCTCTCCGATCTCTTCGGGCGCAAGATCATCTTCATGCTCGGTGCGGCGTTCATCATCTTGGGCTCCGTTCTCTGCGCGATGGCAGGTTCCATGGAGCAGTTGATCATCTTCCGCGTTGTCCAAGGTCTCGGTGCCGGGGGCATCATGGCGGTGGCGACGACGATCATCGGCGACATCTTCACCGTGGAGGAGCGAGGCAAGTTCCAAGGGCTGCTCTCCAGCGTCTGGGGCATCTCCGCCATCATTGGGCCTTTGCTCGGCGGTCTGATCATCAAGTTTCTCTCGTGGGAGTGGGTCTTCTACATAAACGTCCCGTTCGGGATCATCGCGATGATCGTGCTGTTCGTCGCCCTCCACGAGAACATCGAGCGCAAAACACACAAAATCGACTATATCGGCTCGTTCACGCTGGCCGTCTCGATGACCACGTTGTTGCTGGCGCTTCTGAGCGGGGGGTCGCAGTATCCGTGGATGTCGATGCAGATCATGGGTCTGTTCGCGTTGGCTGTTGTATTTTTCATCTGGTTCTTCCTGAATGAACGTCGAGTTTCGGAGCCGATGATTTCCTTTGACCTCTATCGCAATCCGACCATCGCCGTCTCCGCCGCTGCGAACTTCCTGTCAGGCGCTGTGCTGATGGGGCTGAATTCGTACATTCCGTCCTACATCCAAGGGGTACTCGGAGAAAGCCCGACGATGGCAGGAATGGTGTTGATGCCGCTGTCGATCGGCTGGCCGCTGGCGTCGTTTATCGGCGGCAACCGCCTGATCAAATGGGGGTTCCGCAACACATCGATTACAGGACTTGCTTTCATCGCGGTCGGTTCGGTGCTGATCAGTTTCACCACCGAGGCGATGGGCACTTGGTATCCGATGGTCACGCTGTTTATCATCGGATTTGGCATGGGGTTGTCGACGATGTCGTTTACTGTCGCGACGCAGTCGGCCGTCACGTGGAACCAACGGGGCATTGCGACCGCCTCTCTCCAATTCGTGCGGTCGCTTGGGTCGGGTGTCGGGGTGGCGATCATGGGGGCGCTCATGAACGCCAAGATTCTCAACGACCTCTCGCAAAAAGGCATTCCGAACCCGCTCGATGCTTCCAACGCGTTGCTCGATGAGAGCCGCAGACCGCACCTGCCTCCGGAGTTGTTGAATTCCTTGAAGGATGCGTTCGGCAGCGGGTTGCACTACACGTTCATCCTCACCGCCGTGTTCGGCGTACTTGGATTTGTGATCACCTTGAGCTTCCCCAAGAATCAACAAAAACCTAACATTTCCTAGTCGAAAAGGACCATGCCATCGGGGCAGGGTCCTTTTTTTTGTGGGGCAAAAGTCTCGCTTTTCGTATATTCGTATTTGAATACCACTTTTAGGAATCGGCGCAGAAATCGACTGTCATTCGACGGCGGTTTGACAAGAAACGCTCTAATTCGAAAATCACTGTATTTTAAGCGATGATATAGTAAACGTAACCCAAAAACATGACAACAAAAGAGGTGAATCAACATGGGAGTTATTCTAACAGCTCTCGGACGTTACCTTCCCGAGAAGATCATGACGAACCGAGATCTCGAACAAATCGTCGACACGTCCGATGAATGGATTCGCTCGCGCACCGGCATCCAGGAGCGTCGCATTGCGGCACCTGAGGAAAGCACGTCGGTCCTGGCGATCAAAGCAGCGCAAGAGACGATTCGCAAACGCGGCATCGACCCGGCGGAAATCGATCTGGTTCTGGTCGCGACGATGATGGCGGACAGCCCGTTCCCGTCGACCGCTTGCAAAGTTCAACATGCGATCGGTGCA contains these protein-coding regions:
- the ribH gene encoding 6,7-dimethyl-8-ribityllumazine synthase, producing the protein MANFLEGNLIGTGLRVGVVVGRFNEFIGSKLLGGALDAFKRHGVDEDAVDVAWVPGAFEIPLIAQKMSASGKYDAVITLGAVIRGSTPHFDYVCNEAAKGVSKVALDTGVPTIFGVLTVDSIEQAIERAGTKAGNKGWEAAVTAIEMANLGKLF
- a CDS encoding MDR family MFS transporter; its protein translation is MPNQTNRKAVLIAVLLANFLSAIDVSIVGTAMPTIIGTLGGLPIMSWVFSAFLLASTVTVPIYGKLSDLFGRKIIFMLGAAFIILGSVLCAMAGSMEQLIIFRVVQGLGAGGIMAVATTIIGDIFTVEERGKFQGLLSSVWGISAIIGPLLGGLIIKFLSWEWVFYINVPFGIIAMIVLFVALHENIERKTHKIDYIGSFTLAVSMTTLLLALLSGGSQYPWMSMQIMGLFALAVVFFIWFFLNERRVSEPMISFDLYRNPTIAVSAAANFLSGAVLMGLNSYIPSYIQGVLGESPTMAGMVLMPLSIGWPLASFIGGNRLIKWGFRNTSITGLAFIAVGSVLISFTTEAMGTWYPMVTLFIIGFGMGLSTMSFTVATQSAVTWNQRGIATASLQFVRSLGSGVGVAIMGALMNAKILNDLSQKGIPNPLDASNALLDESRRPHLPPELLNSLKDAFGSGLHYTFILTAVFGVLGFVITLSFPKNQQKPNIS